A single window of Archangium gephyra DNA harbors:
- a CDS encoding M12 family metallopeptidase — MEALRPPVNPETALVSSQAPIRKGYAWNATHRKMESVHYAEVNGLAIMEGDMIIGTVEEVEARTREVEARGEIEASSIHAQGVAVDNLDTRWLNSTVPYTIDPALSNPSRVTDAMNAWQQATNIRFVLRTASNASQYPAYVTFRTGTTPGVCTSSVGRVGNQQWVNLVPECSTGNTMHEIGHLLGLWHEQSREDRDSFVRIRWENIMDGHASQFETKTTYGADLLAYDYNSIMHYDAYAFSKNGLPTIETLGGQTIGNRTALSPGDVASIRLIYSIDNLELFVGQTYMDVLARPADLNGFWNALDWLRSCNGDSTCIAATRTSFARSLFESQEHRTQHPELDPSSPNYNSAYVTRVYTAFLRRQPDPEGYNWWLNALNSTGDYRGIINGALNSSEYRQRFGQ; from the coding sequence ATGGAAGCGCTGCGTCCGCCAGTGAATCCGGAGACGGCACTGGTGTCGTCCCAAGCACCTATCCGCAAGGGATACGCCTGGAACGCCACCCATAGGAAGATGGAGTCGGTGCACTACGCGGAGGTGAACGGGCTGGCGATCATGGAGGGGGACATGATCATCGGCACCGTGGAGGAGGTGGAGGCGCGCACGCGCGAGGTGGAGGCACGGGGCGAGATCGAGGCCAGTAGCATCCATGCGCAGGGGGTAGCCGTAGACAACCTCGACACGCGATGGCTCAACTCCACGGTTCCATACACCATCGATCCCGCCCTGTCCAACCCCTCACGGGTGACGGACGCCATGAACGCATGGCAGCAGGCCACGAACATCCGCTTCGTGCTGCGCACGGCGAGCAACGCCTCACAATACCCGGCCTACGTCACCTTTCGGACGGGCACTACTCCCGGCGTGTGCACAAGCTCGGTGGGACGGGTGGGCAACCAGCAGTGGGTGAACTTGGTTCCCGAGTGCTCCACGGGCAACACCATGCACGAGATTGGGCATTTGCTGGGCCTATGGCATGAGCAGAGCCGCGAGGACCGCGACTCCTTCGTACGCATCCGGTGGGAGAACATCATGGATGGCCATGCTTCCCAGTTCGAGACGAAGACCACCTACGGCGCCGACCTGCTCGCCTACGACTACAACTCCATCATGCACTACGATGCGTATGCATTCTCGAAGAACGGCCTGCCTACGATCGAGACGTTGGGGGGACAAACTATTGGAAATCGCACCGCGCTGAGCCCCGGCGATGTAGCCTCCATCCGGCTTATCTACTCCATTGATAATTTGGAGCTCTTCGTTGGGCAGACCTACATGGACGTGCTCGCGCGCCCGGCTGACCTGAACGGATTCTGGAACGCTTTGGACTGGCTGCGGAGCTGCAATGGGGACTCGACCTGTATCGCCGCAACCCGCACCAGCTTCGCGCGGTCTCTCTTCGAATCCCAGGAGCACCGCACTCAGCACCCGGAGCTGGACCCGAGTTCGCCCAATTACAACTCAGCGTATGTCACTCGGGTCTACACCGCCTTCCTCCGGCGCCAGCCCGATCCAGAGGGCTATAATTGGTGGCTGAACGCGCTCAACTCCACCGGTGACTACCGTGGCATCATCAACGGCGCCCTCAATTCCTCGGAGTATCGCCAGCGTTTTGGCCAGTAG
- a CDS encoding transposase, translated as MKRPLPDGATHLLFTGLELLRRVASLVPPPRANLTRFHGVFAPGAKLRPFLVPQAEEARAGSEAAARKERMKERTPRVDWAGLLKRTFDLDVFTCPWCGGRRRVLAYVKAGECERDWSTWACPRQVRG; from the coding sequence ATGAAGCGCCCGCTGCCGGACGGCGCCACGCACCTGCTCTTCACCGGGCTGGAACTGTTACGGCGTGTGGCGTCCCTGGTGCCTCCGCCTCGGGCAAACCTCACGAGGTTCCACGGCGTCTTTGCTCCAGGCGCCAAACTGCGGCCATTTCTGGTCCCCCAAGCAGAGGAGGCGAGAGCGGGGAGTGAGGCAGCGGCCAGGAAGGAGCGGATGAAGGAGAGGACACCGCGAGTGGATTGGGCAGGGTTGCTCAAGAGGACGTTCGACTTGGATGTCTTCACCTGTCCCTGGTGTGGAGGCAGGCGCCGGGTGTTGGCGTACGTGAAGGCAGGGGAGTGCGAGCGAGACTGGAGCACTTGGGCTTGCCCACGGCAGGTGCGAGGCTAG